In a genomic window of Spirochaetales bacterium:
- a CDS encoding ABC transporter permease subunit — MFRLSPLTKKTVHQVFKNKRTFVSLVILFVLYLLSVFSELIACDKPIVIRYNEKLYFFSAFIFYPEKTFGGIRDTEAQYKELAVSAVFTADRGNFMIFPPVPYGPYASNLSELESKPPTRPDERHPLGTDDRGRDVFARLLYGFRVSFNLAFILLCCAIAIGVTVGALRGYIGGFFDLAFGGVIEVLGAMPVISIVILIGSIYGKSFFTLVSVFSVFSWICLASFVRTEVLRVKESSYVDAARSLGVGRCAVFFSEVLPNILAPVFTFAPFFLIGAMSFLTGLDYLGFGLPATTPNWGDLLRQGMEHRSSYWLSVFPSLSLCAVLLLLAFVGRGLREIMNHGEYARLE, encoded by the coding sequence ATGTTTCGCCTCTCGCCCTTGACAAAGAAAACGGTGCATCAGGTTTTTAAAAACAAGCGTACGTTCGTTTCCCTGGTTATCCTTTTCGTTCTCTATTTATTGTCGGTTTTTTCGGAATTGATCGCCTGCGATAAACCGATCGTTATCCGCTACAATGAAAAACTCTATTTCTTTTCCGCTTTTATTTTCTATCCCGAAAAAACATTCGGGGGAATCCGAGACACCGAAGCTCAGTACAAGGAACTCGCCGTATCGGCTGTGTTTACGGCGGATCGGGGCAACTTCATGATTTTTCCGCCCGTCCCCTACGGCCCTTACGCTTCGAACCTTTCGGAGCTTGAATCCAAACCGCCTACCCGTCCGGACGAACGGCACCCGCTTGGAACGGATGACAGGGGGAGGGATGTGTTCGCGCGATTGCTTTACGGATTCCGTGTGTCGTTCAATCTCGCATTCATCCTTCTTTGTTGTGCAATCGCGATCGGGGTAACCGTCGGCGCACTGCGGGGGTATATCGGCGGCTTTTTTGATCTGGCATTCGGGGGTGTCATCGAGGTACTCGGGGCCATGCCGGTCATCTCTATCGTCATCCTCATCGGATCCATTTACGGGAAAAGCTTTTTCACCCTGGTTTCGGTATTCTCGGTATTTTCCTGGATCTGCCTTGCTTCTTTCGTAAGAACCGAGGTGCTGCGTGTTAAGGAATCGAGCTATGTCGATGCGGCCCGTTCGCTTGGTGTCGGACGATGCGCCGTCTTCTTTTCCGAAGTCCTTCCCAACATCCTCGCCCCGGTTTTCACCTTTGCCCCGTTTTTTCTCATCGGTGCGATGAGTTTTCTCACCGGTCTCGATTATCTCGGATTCGGGCTTCCCGCCACGACGCCGAATTGGGGGGACCTCCTGCGGCAGGGAATGGAACACCGGTCGAGCTACTGGCTGTCCGTTTTTCCCTCTCTCTCGCTTTGTGCCGTATTGCTTTTACTTGCATTCGTCGGCCGGGGGTTGAGGGAGATCATGAATCACGGGGAATACGCGCGGTTGGAGTAG
- a CDS encoding ABC transporter ATP-binding protein, producing MNPVFMEVRDIKKYYPDRKRTIFQKRQYIRAVNGVSLDVRQGEIIGLIGESGCGKTTIARILAGLEMPTAGEIYFRGEKVKKLRGRDAKRYKKEVQYVFEDPYASLNPKKNVCGIVGTGIRAFRLLAGKRRIVDEVKTMLSIVGLSPSCLSLYPVDFSVFQALRIAIARSLAVNPRLLVCDEILSRLDIPLRADIVNLIRDIRRQFGLSVLFISKDLAMIRHISERIIVIYKGRIMEAAPAKSLLENTSHPYTRALISAVALPVSGTGSRRVVLKGETAPVTGEIKGCCFSDRCYMAADICFREPPLARRLVPGHTSYCHFAERV from the coding sequence ATGAATCCGGTATTCATGGAGGTTCGCGATATTAAAAAATATTATCCAGACAGAAAGCGCACGATATTTCAAAAACGGCAATATATCAGGGCGGTCAATGGTGTATCGCTTGATGTGAGGCAGGGAGAAATTATCGGACTGATCGGCGAATCCGGCTGCGGAAAGACGACGATTGCAAGGATACTGGCCGGTCTCGAGATGCCCACCGCCGGAGAAATTTATTTCAGGGGGGAAAAGGTAAAGAAACTGAGGGGAAGAGATGCAAAACGGTATAAAAAGGAGGTTCAGTATGTCTTCGAAGATCCGTATGCATCGCTCAATCCCAAAAAAAACGTGTGCGGGATTGTCGGTACCGGTATCAGGGCATTTCGTCTGCTCGCCGGAAAGAGAAGGATCGTCGATGAGGTGAAAACAATGCTTTCGATTGTGGGCCTGTCGCCCTCGTGCCTCTCGCTGTACCCCGTCGATTTTTCCGTCTTCCAGGCTCTACGGATCGCCATCGCCCGGTCGCTGGCGGTCAACCCGCGACTTCTCGTTTGCGACGAGATATTGTCCCGTCTGGACATTCCATTGCGGGCGGATATCGTCAATCTGATCCGGGATATCCGGCGGCAGTTCGGTCTTTCTGTTCTTTTTATTTCGAAAGATCTTGCCATGATAAGGCACATTTCAGAGAGAATTATCGTCATATATAAAGGAAGGATAATGGAAGCCGCCCCCGCTAAAAGCCTTCTCGAAAACACCTCCCATCCCTATACTCGCGCACTCATATCGGCGGTCGCCTTACCGGTATCCGGCACCGGAAGCAGACGGGTCGTTCTGAAAGGGGAGACCGCCCCGGTAACGGGGGAGATAAAGGGGTGCTGCTTTTCCGACAGGTGTTATATGGCGGCCGATATATGTTTTCGCGAACCCCCGCTTGCGCGCCGGCTTGTCCCCGGCCATACATCGTATTGTCACTTTGCCGAACGGGTATGA
- a CDS encoding ABC transporter permease: MKIPETIYTVSWSIDRGYPPSFVGGFSPSRICAGLYDRPVRETRFYFDRRNEGYGDENRQAAHRYNNTRRFEETGRPRSCVIRKTGQWSFSEISGSGGVKVGRYCISRLLVVLTTLLGVTLLGFGLTRLLPGSPVEQAVLRMSGGSGETAPISGDNGETERLRRMYGFDKPFAAQYAAWVADIVRGRFGDSLRTNKPVLAEIASRIPVSLAPALTGFFLALLVGIPLGLKKAIRRNSIFDGVSDIAVYIGYAVPGFILGILFIVLSGDGTLSKMLLPGGISSGAFEYTPAHVRIADVVRRMAMPVVCYAISGLAVLAASMKTALIREFRREYMTTALSKGLPLKKVIFRHALRNAIIPVLAGIGSFFNLFFASSIFIEKVFEIKGMGMLFFDSIVGRDYPVVLGLILIHAIVNITGRLVSQLLLVLADPGIRVTGSM; encoded by the coding sequence GTGAAAATCCCGGAAACTATCTATACTGTGTCCTGGTCTATCGACAGGGGATATCCGCCTTCCTTTGTGGGTGGATTTTCGCCGTCCCGTATATGCGCGGGTTTGTATGATAGACCCGTGCGGGAAACGCGGTTTTATTTCGACCGCAGGAACGAGGGCTATGGTGATGAAAACAGACAAGCTGCGCATCGATACAATAATACGCGACGCTTTGAAGAAACCGGCCGGCCGCGATCGTGCGTCATCCGGAAAACCGGTCAATGGTCATTTTCAGAGATATCCGGCAGCGGGGGGGTAAAGGTGGGCCGGTATTGTATAAGTCGCCTTTTGGTTGTCCTCACCACCCTGCTGGGGGTTACGCTTTTAGGATTCGGTCTCACCAGGCTTCTTCCGGGCAGTCCCGTCGAACAAGCCGTCTTGAGGATGAGCGGGGGTTCCGGCGAAACGGCGCCCATCTCCGGCGATAACGGGGAAACGGAACGCCTCAGGCGGATGTACGGGTTTGACAAGCCGTTCGCGGCCCAGTATGCCGCGTGGGTCGCAGATATCGTCCGGGGCAGATTCGGTGATTCTTTACGAACGAACAAACCGGTGCTTGCGGAAATCGCGTCGAGAATTCCCGTGTCACTCGCGCCGGCTTTGACCGGTTTTTTCCTGGCCCTTCTCGTCGGTATTCCCCTCGGTTTGAAAAAAGCGATCCGCCGGAACAGTATCTTCGACGGCGTATCGGATATTGCCGTGTACATCGGTTATGCGGTTCCCGGGTTTATTCTCGGGATTCTGTTTATTGTGCTGTCGGGAGACGGGACCTTGTCAAAAATGTTACTGCCCGGAGGAATCTCTTCCGGTGCTTTCGAATACACGCCCGCGCACGTGCGAATTGCCGATGTCGTGCGCCGTATGGCGATGCCGGTGGTTTGTTATGCGATATCGGGGCTGGCCGTTCTCGCCGCCTCCATGAAAACCGCGCTTATAAGGGAGTTTCGCAGGGAATATATGACGACCGCCCTTTCGAAGGGGCTTCCGCTGAAGAAAGTGATCTTCCGGCATGCCCTGCGGAATGCAATAATCCCGGTGCTCGCCGGGATTGGGAGTTTTTTCAATCTTTTTTTTGCATCCTCGATTTTCATTGAAAAAGTATTTGAAATTAAGGGCATGGGCATGCTTTTTTTCGATTCGATTGTCGGCCGTGATTATCCGGTCGTACTCGGGCTGATCCTTATTCATGCGATCGTCAATATCACGGGAAGGCTTGTCTCTCAGCTTTTACTTGTTCTTGCGGACCCGGGAATCAGGGTGACGGGGAGTATGTGA
- a CDS encoding ABC transporter ATP-binding protein yields METKEELLVVKGFSIGFSSGDAWTDAVDNVSFAVKRNECVGLLGGSGCGKSLLAKAIVGLLPRGGGIVRRGRIVFKGTDILDLPLSRFYDIRGKEIGAVFQDSTDALNPVKRIGRQVSEALRIHYPRMKKEEVDEYCVSILRRVGFSEPDRLAVSFPHMLSEGMRKRIMIAMAMILRPDLLIADEPTAALDVTIRVQIADLLESLKREFRTSILLLTRHPGIAADMCDRVIVMQAGRIIERASANQLFKSPLHPYTKALLGCVPLLRKTADGFSSLKPVTRQTGNDRKGCRFLAACKKRFYRCEADTPPPLFRVTEHRAVACWLYEKKGGER; encoded by the coding sequence ATGGAAACAAAAGAGGAACTGCTTGTCGTTAAAGGATTTTCCATCGGGTTTTCTTCCGGCGATGCGTGGACGGACGCGGTCGATAATGTCTCGTTTGCCGTGAAGCGGAATGAATGTGTCGGCCTTCTCGGCGGGTCGGGCTGCGGAAAAAGTCTTCTTGCGAAGGCAATCGTCGGACTGCTGCCGCGAGGGGGGGGGATTGTCCGGCGGGGCCGTATTGTCTTCAAGGGTACCGACATCCTCGATCTTCCTTTGTCACGGTTTTATGATATCAGGGGAAAAGAGATCGGTGCCGTCTTTCAGGATTCGACGGACGCCCTTAATCCCGTCAAACGAATCGGACGGCAGGTCTCGGAAGCCTTGCGCATCCATTACCCAAGAATGAAAAAAGAGGAAGTCGACGAATACTGCGTTTCGATTCTCCGGAGGGTCGGGTTTTCTGAACCGGACCGGCTTGCCGTATCGTTTCCGCACATGTTGTCGGAGGGAATGAGAAAGCGCATAATGATCGCCATGGCCATGATTCTGCGTCCTGATCTGCTTATCGCCGATGAACCCACGGCGGCGCTTGATGTTACCATCCGGGTACAGATCGCGGATCTTCTTGAAAGCCTCAAGCGGGAATTCCGAACTTCGATACTTCTTTTGACCCGTCACCCGGGGATCGCGGCTGATATGTGCGACCGGGTCATTGTCATGCAAGCGGGAAGAATCATCGAACGGGCATCCGCGAATCAGCTTTTTAAAAGCCCGCTTCACCCGTATACGAAAGCCCTTCTCGGGTGCGTCCCGTTGCTCCGGAAAACTGCGGACGGATTTTCTTCACTCAAACCGGTAACGCGGCAGACGGGAAATGACCGGAAGGGGTGCCGTTTTTTGGCCGCATGTAAAAAAAGATTTTACCGGTGCGAAGCCGATACGCCGCCACCGCTTTTTCGTGTCACGGAACACAGAGCCGTCGCATGCTGGTTATATGAAAAGAAGGGGGGGGAGAGATGA